One region of Salvelinus namaycush isolate Seneca chromosome 3, SaNama_1.0, whole genome shotgun sequence genomic DNA includes:
- the znf532 gene encoding zinc finger protein 532 isoform X1 yields the protein MGDMKTPDFDDLLAAFDIPDMVDPKTAIESGHEDPHDGQLKHPSVPHEDPHDGQLKHPSVPHEDEAHTPSGAPDVGVSVIVKNVHKMDAGGEEHTRPEDVVQAEPTTMVNQNGLHNGYLSMSPNDRYSKNNGAEKTLRDVEAHHGLAISSNFISHSTFNQFSPISSAEEFDDDDKIEVDDSLDRVKQSALPFFRTNPLTEPPAKREEQLTTKAVLADSHSTAKPANKSNGDCDKSKLDKNNNKTLVTVSLNLYDSSKSRELEEEKAKETTAPRTQEGSGREAGEPCVQAVSTSLSQAKQANSSDKLSSCIAAIAALSAKKATVSDTTNSVVSESPPTTQRDSFTTIPDIHTQREAPKEAKERENPRDLVPEKPPDQESPSALEVARRLQCKQPEGPDSPTTSEDSSRGSGSPSSSPSTPVIPKVRIKTIKTSSGQIKRTVTRVLPLAQVESDPERLKRGSSIMVSSFLSSPNSTRTSSLPTTTPGGGPGVAIEINKQMTIKPVATAFLPVSAVKTAGSQVINLKLANNTMVKATVIPAASVQSASSAILKAANAIHQQQQQTVMVPVSSLANAKLTVPKTVHLTNLNLLPLTKTTSVSELHQVLSSSKPQGQQPVKQALLAAQAQKKGVSRVQVLASSQSSVVEAFNKVLSSINPVPVYVPNLSPPSAACISLPSRGYRCLECGDSFALERSLSQHYDRRSVRIEVTCNHCVKNLVFYNKCSLLSHARGHKDKGVVMQCSHLILKPIPTDQMIITSPPLSSATTAGSTYSSTGHYLGKGAGPQAQAAVICAPSNAPPVAAMPLDEDVSRLCRTSLKCLECSEMFLDENSLAMHYQQAPESSGQKTCTICQMLLPNVCSFASHQRIHQHKSPYICPECGAICRSIHFQSHVTRNCLHYTRRVGYRCVHCSVIYSDVAALKTHIQSSHCEIFYKCPICPMAFKSAPGTHSHARTQHPGVKIGEPKLIYKCSMCDTVFTQQTLLQSHFDQHIANQKVSVFKCPDCSMHYAQKQLMLDHIKTMHGTLKTIEGPPNLGINLPLSSSPNTNNNGLDREDKNAPSTPLKKAQITPTSAPQKPPAPGWTCGDCDRLFIQREVFVAHVRQEHGKQLKKHPCRQCDKSFSSSHSLCRHNRIKHKGLRKVYSCPHCPDPNRTFTKRVMLDKHIQLMHGGIKDAVGKMAPDPAHTEDSPPDKALSPKRKQQDDEGPPGPRSRGSTPTQPLKKLKVNVFKVHKCAVCSFTTEDLVTFHDHIPQHKSDGSSFQCRECGLCYTSPRSLARHLFIIHKQKEPRELARRNGTVAADENQRENQLGSGSGDGLDDGTPETKCKVCDKMFETEGSLNTHMRTHGMAFIRSKRLNATEK from the exons ATGGGCGATATGAAGACCCCAGACTTTGACGACCTCCTGGCAGCCTTCGACATCCCAGACATGGTGGACCCGAAGACAGCCATAGAGTCAGGCCACGAGGACCCCCACGATGGCCAGCTGAAACACCCCAGCGTCCCCCACGAGGACCCCCATGATGGCCAGCTCAAACACCCAAGCGTCCCCCACGAGGACGAGGCACACACCCCCTCTGGAGCTCCAGACGTGGGCGTCAGCGTCATCGTCAAGAATGTCCACAAAATGGACGCCGGCGGGGAAGAACACACACGACCAGAGGATGTGGTTCAGGCTGAACCAACCACCATGGTGAACCAAAATGGGCTTCATAACGGGTACCTGTCAATGTCACCTAACGACCGGTACAGTAAGAACAACGGAGCCGAAAAGACTCTGAGAGATGTGGAGGCTCATCATGGATTGGCTATTAGCTCCAACTTCATCTCCCACTCTACTTTTAACCAGTTCAGTCCCATTTCCAGCGCTGAGGAGTTTGACGATGACGATAAGATTGAAGTTGATGACTCTCTGGACAGGGTCAAGCAGAGCGCCCTGCCATTTTTTAGGACAAACCCTCTGACAGAACCACCTGCCAAGAGAGAGGAGCAGCTGACCACAAAAGCCGTACTGGCAGACTCTCATAGCACGGCCAAACCTGCGAACAAGTCCAATGGAGACTGCGACAAATCAAAACTtgataaaaacaacaacaagacTTTGGTCACCGTTAGTCTGAACCTTTACGACTCCTCTAAATCAAGGGAACTTGAAGAAGAGAAAGCCAAAGAGACAACGGCCCCTCGCACCCAGGAGGGGtcagggagggaggctggggagcCCTGTGTCCAGGCTGTGTCCACCAGTCTCTCCCAGGCCAAACAAGCCAATTCATCAGACAAACTTTCTTCCTGCATTGCTGCTATAGCAGCTCTCAGTGCTAAGAAAGCCACAGTATCAGACACCACTAACTCTGTAGTGTCTGAGTCCCCCCCTAccacccagagagactcattcaCCACCATCCCTGACATCCACACCCAGAGGGAAGCCCCCAAGGAGGCCAAGGAGAGGGAGAACCCCAGGGACCTGGTCCCGGAGAAGCCCCCAGACCAGGAGTCCCCCTCAGCTCTGGAG GTGGCCAGGAGGCTGCAGTGCAAACAGCCAGAGGGCCCCGACAGCCCAACCACCAGCGAGGACAGCAGTAGAGGCTCTggttccccctcctcctccccctccacaccCGTCATCCCAAAGGTTCGGATCAAAACCATTAAGACCTCCTCTGGCCAGATCAAACGTACCGTCACCAGAGTGCTGCCGTTGGCCCAGGTAGAGTCAGACCCTGAACGCCTGAAGAGAGGGTCTTCCATCATGGTCTCCTCCTTCCTGTCCTCCCCGAACTCGACGCGGACTTCCTCCCTGCCCACCACCACCCCAGGAGGAGGCCCAGGTGTTGCCATAGAGATCAACAAGCAGATGACCATCAAACCTGTGGCCACTGCTTTCCTCCCTGTGTCGGCAGTCAAGACGGCGGGTTCCCAG GTCATTAACCTAAAGCTGGCCAACAACACCATGGTCAAAGCCACAGTGATCCCCGCTGCGTCGGTACAGAGTGCCAGCAGCGCCATCCTCAAAGCTGCCAACGCCATccatcaacaacaacagcagACCGTCATGGTGCCTGTATCCAGCCTGGCAAATGCCAAACTCACCGTGCCAAAGACTGTCCACCTCACCAACCTCAATCTACTCCCCCTGACCAAGACCACCTCTGTTTCTGAGCTCCACCAG GTGCTGTCCAGCTCCAAGCCCCAGGGGCAGCAGCCAGTGAAGCAAGCCCTGCTGGCTGCCCAGGCCCAGAAGAAGGGTGTCTCTAGAGTCCAGGTGTTAGCCAGCTCCCAGAGTTCTGTAGTGGAGGCCTTCAATAAGGTCCTGAGCAGCATCAACCCCGTCCCAGTCTACGTTCCCAACCTCAGCCCCCCCTCGGCCGCCTGTATCTCCCTACCCTCCCGCGGCTATAG GTGCCTGGAGTGCGGTGACTCGTTTGCCCTGGAGAGAAGCCTGAGCCAGCATTACGACCGTCGCAGCGTCCGCATCGAGGTCACCTGCAACCACTGTGTCAAGAACCTGGTCTTCTACAACAAGTGCAGTCTGCTCTCTCACGCCCGGGGACACAAGGACAAAG GGGTGGTTATGCAGTGTTCCCACCTCATCCTCAAGCCCATCCCTACAGACCAGATGATCATTACATCACCTCCGCTATCCTCCGCCACCACCGCTGGATCTACCTACAGCTCCACCGGCCACTACCTAGGGAAGGGTGCTGGTCCTCAGGCCCAGGCAGCGGTGATCTGTGCCCCCTCCAACGCCCCTCCGGTTGCTGCCATGCCCCTGGATGAGGATGTCTCCCGGCTCTGCAGAACCAGTCTGAAGTGTTTAGAGTGCAGCGAGATGTTCCTGGATGAGAACTCTCTAGCAATGCACTATCAGCAGGCTCCAGAGTCCAGCGgacag AAAACCTGCACTATCTGCCAAATGCTACTACCTAACGTGTGCAGCTTTGCGTCGCACCAACGGATCCACCAGCACAAGTCTCCCTACATCTGCCCTGAGTGTGGGGCTATCTGCCGCTCAATCCACTTCCAGTCCCATGTGACCAGGAACTGTCTGCACTACACCCGCAGGGTGGGCTACCG ctgtgtGCACTGTAGCGTCATCTACTCTGACGTGGCTGCTCTGAAGACACACATCCAGAGCTCTCACTGTGAGATCTTCTACAAGTGTCCCATCTGCCCCATGGCCTTCAAGTCTGCTCCtggcacacactcacacgcacgcacacagcaCCCTGGGGTCAAGATAGGAgagcccaa GTTGATCTACAAGTGTTCCATGTGTGATACAGTGTTCACCCAGCAGACACTGCTTCAGTCACACTTTGATCAACACATAGCCAACCAGAAGGTGTCTGTCTTCAAATGCCCAGACTGCTCCATGCACTACGCCCAGAAACAGCTCATGTTGGACCACATCAAG ACGATGCATGGTACCTTAAAGACCATCGAGGGTCCCCCCAACCTGGGTATCAACCTGCCCCTCAGTTCCAGccccaacaccaacaacaacggTCTGGACAGGGAGGACAAGAATGCGCCCTCTACACCCCTGAAAAAGGCCCAGATCACCCCTACCTCAGCCCCCCAGAAGCCACCTGCCCCTGGCTGGACATGTGGAGACTGTGACCGTCTCTTCATCCAGAGAGAGGTGTTCGTAGCCCACGTCAGGCAGGAGCATGGCAAG CAACTGAAGAAGCACCCGTGCCGACAGTGTGACAAGTCGTTCAGCTCCTCCCACAGCTTGTGTCGACACAACAGGATCAAACACAAGGGGCTACGTAAGGTCTACTCCTGTCC TCACTGTCCAGACCCCAACCGTACGTTCACTAAGCGTGTGATGCTGGACAAACACATCCAGCTGATGCATGGTGGCATTAAAGATGCTGTGGGGAAGATGGCGCCAGACCCAGCTCACACAGAGGACAGCCCCCCTGACAAG GCCCTCAGCCCCAAGAGGAAGCAGCAGGATGACGAGGGGCCTCCCGGTCCTCGCTCCAGGGGCTCCACACCCACCCAGCCCCTAAAGAAGCTCAAGGTTAACGTGTTCAAGGTCCACAAGTGTGCCGTGTGCAGCTTCACCACCGAGGACCTCGTCACCTTCCACGACCACATTCCGCAGCACAAGTCTGACGGATCCTCCTTCCAGTGCAGGGAGTGTGGTCTGTGCTACACTTCTCCCCGCTCCCTGGCCCGACATCTTTTCATTATCCACAAGCAGAAGGAGCCACGGGAGCTGGCCAGACGTAATGGAACTGTTGCAGCCGatgagaaccagagagagaaccaGTTGGGTTCCGGCTCGGGGGACGGCCTGGACGACGGGACACCTGAGACCAAATGTAAAGTGTGTGACAAGATGTTTGAGACAGAGGGGAGTTTGAACACACACATGAGGACACATGGCATGGCCTTTATCAGGTCTAAGAGATTGAACGCAacagagaaatag
- the znf532 gene encoding zinc finger protein 532 isoform X2: protein MGDMKTPDFDDLLAAFDIPDMVDPKTAIESGHEDPHDGQLKHPSVPHEDPHDGQLKHPSVPHEDEAHTPSGAPDVGVSVIVKNVHKMDAGGEEHTRPEDVVQAEPTTMVNQNGLHNGYLSMSPNDRYSKNNGAEKTLRDVEAHHGLAISSNFISHSTFNQFSPISSAEEFDDDDKIEVDDSLDRVKQSALPFFRTNPLTEPPAKREEQLTTKAVLADSHSTAKPANKSNGDCDKSKLDKNNNKTLVTVSLNLYDSSKSRELEEEKAKETTAPRTQEGSGREAGEPCVQAVSTSLSQAKQANSSDKLSSCIAAIAALSAKKATVSDTTNSVVSESPPTTQRDSFTTIPDIHTQREAPKEAKERENPRDLVPEKPPDQESPSALEVARRLQCKQPEGPDSPTTSEDSSRGSGSPSSSPSTPVIPKVRIKTIKTSSGQIKRTVTRVLPLAQVESDPERLKRGSSIMVSSFLSSPNSTRTSSLPTTTPGGGPGVAIEINKQMTIKPVATAFLPVSAVKTAGSQVINLKLANNTMVKATVIPAASVQSASSAILKAANAIHQQQQQTVMVPVSSLANAKLTVPKTVHLTNLNLLPLTKTTSVSELHQVLSSSKPQGQQPVKQALLAAQAQKKGVSRVQVLASSQSSVVEAFNKVLSSINPVPVYVPNLSPPSAACISLPSRGYRCLECGDSFALERSLSQHYDRRSVRIEVTCNHCVKNLVFYNKCSLLSHARGHKDKGVVMQCSHLILKPIPTDQMIITSPPLSSATTAGSTYSSTGHYLGKGAGPQAQAAVICAPSNAPPVAAMPLDEDVSRLCRTSLKCLECSEMFLDENSLAMHYQQAPESSGQKTCTICQMLLPNVCSFASHQRIHQHKSPYICPECGAICRSIHFQSHVTRNCLHYTRRVGYRCVHCSVIYSDVAALKTHIQSSHCEIFYKCPICPMAFKSAPGTHSHARTQHPGVKIGEPKLIYKCSMCDTVFTQQTLLQSHFDQHIANQKVSVFKCPDCSMHYAQKQLMLDHIKTMHGTLKTIEGPPNLGINLPLSSSPNTNNNGLDREDKNAPSTPLKKAQITPTSAPQKPPAPGWTCGDCDRLFIQREVFVAHVRQEHGK, encoded by the exons ATGGGCGATATGAAGACCCCAGACTTTGACGACCTCCTGGCAGCCTTCGACATCCCAGACATGGTGGACCCGAAGACAGCCATAGAGTCAGGCCACGAGGACCCCCACGATGGCCAGCTGAAACACCCCAGCGTCCCCCACGAGGACCCCCATGATGGCCAGCTCAAACACCCAAGCGTCCCCCACGAGGACGAGGCACACACCCCCTCTGGAGCTCCAGACGTGGGCGTCAGCGTCATCGTCAAGAATGTCCACAAAATGGACGCCGGCGGGGAAGAACACACACGACCAGAGGATGTGGTTCAGGCTGAACCAACCACCATGGTGAACCAAAATGGGCTTCATAACGGGTACCTGTCAATGTCACCTAACGACCGGTACAGTAAGAACAACGGAGCCGAAAAGACTCTGAGAGATGTGGAGGCTCATCATGGATTGGCTATTAGCTCCAACTTCATCTCCCACTCTACTTTTAACCAGTTCAGTCCCATTTCCAGCGCTGAGGAGTTTGACGATGACGATAAGATTGAAGTTGATGACTCTCTGGACAGGGTCAAGCAGAGCGCCCTGCCATTTTTTAGGACAAACCCTCTGACAGAACCACCTGCCAAGAGAGAGGAGCAGCTGACCACAAAAGCCGTACTGGCAGACTCTCATAGCACGGCCAAACCTGCGAACAAGTCCAATGGAGACTGCGACAAATCAAAACTtgataaaaacaacaacaagacTTTGGTCACCGTTAGTCTGAACCTTTACGACTCCTCTAAATCAAGGGAACTTGAAGAAGAGAAAGCCAAAGAGACAACGGCCCCTCGCACCCAGGAGGGGtcagggagggaggctggggagcCCTGTGTCCAGGCTGTGTCCACCAGTCTCTCCCAGGCCAAACAAGCCAATTCATCAGACAAACTTTCTTCCTGCATTGCTGCTATAGCAGCTCTCAGTGCTAAGAAAGCCACAGTATCAGACACCACTAACTCTGTAGTGTCTGAGTCCCCCCCTAccacccagagagactcattcaCCACCATCCCTGACATCCACACCCAGAGGGAAGCCCCCAAGGAGGCCAAGGAGAGGGAGAACCCCAGGGACCTGGTCCCGGAGAAGCCCCCAGACCAGGAGTCCCCCTCAGCTCTGGAG GTGGCCAGGAGGCTGCAGTGCAAACAGCCAGAGGGCCCCGACAGCCCAACCACCAGCGAGGACAGCAGTAGAGGCTCTggttccccctcctcctccccctccacaccCGTCATCCCAAAGGTTCGGATCAAAACCATTAAGACCTCCTCTGGCCAGATCAAACGTACCGTCACCAGAGTGCTGCCGTTGGCCCAGGTAGAGTCAGACCCTGAACGCCTGAAGAGAGGGTCTTCCATCATGGTCTCCTCCTTCCTGTCCTCCCCGAACTCGACGCGGACTTCCTCCCTGCCCACCACCACCCCAGGAGGAGGCCCAGGTGTTGCCATAGAGATCAACAAGCAGATGACCATCAAACCTGTGGCCACTGCTTTCCTCCCTGTGTCGGCAGTCAAGACGGCGGGTTCCCAG GTCATTAACCTAAAGCTGGCCAACAACACCATGGTCAAAGCCACAGTGATCCCCGCTGCGTCGGTACAGAGTGCCAGCAGCGCCATCCTCAAAGCTGCCAACGCCATccatcaacaacaacagcagACCGTCATGGTGCCTGTATCCAGCCTGGCAAATGCCAAACTCACCGTGCCAAAGACTGTCCACCTCACCAACCTCAATCTACTCCCCCTGACCAAGACCACCTCTGTTTCTGAGCTCCACCAG GTGCTGTCCAGCTCCAAGCCCCAGGGGCAGCAGCCAGTGAAGCAAGCCCTGCTGGCTGCCCAGGCCCAGAAGAAGGGTGTCTCTAGAGTCCAGGTGTTAGCCAGCTCCCAGAGTTCTGTAGTGGAGGCCTTCAATAAGGTCCTGAGCAGCATCAACCCCGTCCCAGTCTACGTTCCCAACCTCAGCCCCCCCTCGGCCGCCTGTATCTCCCTACCCTCCCGCGGCTATAG GTGCCTGGAGTGCGGTGACTCGTTTGCCCTGGAGAGAAGCCTGAGCCAGCATTACGACCGTCGCAGCGTCCGCATCGAGGTCACCTGCAACCACTGTGTCAAGAACCTGGTCTTCTACAACAAGTGCAGTCTGCTCTCTCACGCCCGGGGACACAAGGACAAAG GGGTGGTTATGCAGTGTTCCCACCTCATCCTCAAGCCCATCCCTACAGACCAGATGATCATTACATCACCTCCGCTATCCTCCGCCACCACCGCTGGATCTACCTACAGCTCCACCGGCCACTACCTAGGGAAGGGTGCTGGTCCTCAGGCCCAGGCAGCGGTGATCTGTGCCCCCTCCAACGCCCCTCCGGTTGCTGCCATGCCCCTGGATGAGGATGTCTCCCGGCTCTGCAGAACCAGTCTGAAGTGTTTAGAGTGCAGCGAGATGTTCCTGGATGAGAACTCTCTAGCAATGCACTATCAGCAGGCTCCAGAGTCCAGCGgacag AAAACCTGCACTATCTGCCAAATGCTACTACCTAACGTGTGCAGCTTTGCGTCGCACCAACGGATCCACCAGCACAAGTCTCCCTACATCTGCCCTGAGTGTGGGGCTATCTGCCGCTCAATCCACTTCCAGTCCCATGTGACCAGGAACTGTCTGCACTACACCCGCAGGGTGGGCTACCG ctgtgtGCACTGTAGCGTCATCTACTCTGACGTGGCTGCTCTGAAGACACACATCCAGAGCTCTCACTGTGAGATCTTCTACAAGTGTCCCATCTGCCCCATGGCCTTCAAGTCTGCTCCtggcacacactcacacgcacgcacacagcaCCCTGGGGTCAAGATAGGAgagcccaa GTTGATCTACAAGTGTTCCATGTGTGATACAGTGTTCACCCAGCAGACACTGCTTCAGTCACACTTTGATCAACACATAGCCAACCAGAAGGTGTCTGTCTTCAAATGCCCAGACTGCTCCATGCACTACGCCCAGAAACAGCTCATGTTGGACCACATCAAG ACGATGCATGGTACCTTAAAGACCATCGAGGGTCCCCCCAACCTGGGTATCAACCTGCCCCTCAGTTCCAGccccaacaccaacaacaacggTCTGGACAGGGAGGACAAGAATGCGCCCTCTACACCCCTGAAAAAGGCCCAGATCACCCCTACCTCAGCCCCCCAGAAGCCACCTGCCCCTGGCTGGACATGTGGAGACTGTGACCGTCTCTTCATCCAGAGAGAGGTGTTCGTAGCCCACGTCAGGCAGGAGCATGGCAAG tga